The DNA window CTCTGCACAGTAAGCAGCCATGCAGAATGCTGATTGTCGGTAAAGGTCTAAGTGGTAGGATGATCTTTTTCCATGTAAAAAGCCTGGGCAAATATAATTCAGTGAGCAGAACTCTTCTCACGGGCAGGGCTGTTCcttaacaacaaaaaaatgtattagTCCTCCATCGCAAACCTTCATCCCTCAAtctcaaacacaaagcaaactTGTAGGCTACAGTGACACGTGTGATAAGGCGctgggagaaagcagcccgatgTTTCCTGGCCTTGAATGAAGAAGTtacagaaatgaaaaaaatgaaaacaaatattACATGTAATAAAATAAATTACAAAACTATGTGTGAACAGAAAAACCTACGTCGAATTTTGCAGGCATCCCTGATGGCGTCATCTCGCTTAGAGCTGACGTCACGCCGGATAGTTTGCCACGTCAGCTCCCGTTCCTTTGCGCTTCTTTCcagcttctctctctcctcctcagCATGCTTCAGCTCCGACTTCAACTCGGACACCGCTCCTACCATTATCAAGACGCACATCGGCTACTTAAAAATTATCAGGTATTACTTTTAAAAGAGTAAAGCATTTCTAGCGCAAAACAAAATTGTGTTATATAAACCATAAGTATATTCTGGTTCCTATCTGAGCAAGAATTGCTCATTAGAGAACAAATGGTGTCAATGTTCTTGCAATATAGGCTACATGGACTATCCTGAAGCTTGATTATttgtgacagacacacagaaaagacagacacagacagacgggcggGAAAAGAGGGAGGAATATAGTGGCAGATGGACAAAAAACAagagacgaagacgaagaaacagaagaaaaaaacacagacacacatgtctTTATCCGAGCGAGAATGGCACATTCCAGAACACAGTGCAAATGACCTCAATTCTCTTACAGCATACACATGGATTGTACCGACGTTTGGTGATCTGCGACGGACACACATACTAaaaccacatacatacatagaaCTATGTTTCTcctaacacagacagacaagggaGGAAGGGGAAAAATATGTCAGtcgaggaagagagagggatagataGCAACAGACAGACATGTCTGTAAACAGGCAGAGAGCAAAACGCaaaaagagacaaagacacagacaaaaagacgAACAAGCTGAGTAGCTGAGCATGAGATACGAACTCTTCTTGTCGGCCAGTTTGGTCCTCGTCCTTTCCAGATCTTCTTTCAGACGCTCAGCTTCCGACTGAATCCTCGCCCTGTCGCGCTCCAGTGACGCCACTTCCGCCTGCAACTTCCGGTTCTCATTGTCCACCTCCATCTTTACAGCTGAAACGATTTTAATGATTAAACGATTACCCTTTGGACGCCGGCaaaccaaaaacaagtcgcgtaaggcgaaaatacaatatttagtcaagtagctgtcgaactcacagaatgaaactgaacgcaacgcaacgcagcaagaccgtatactcgtagcatcgtcactccaccgcccgtggcaaaggcagtgcccgtggaattgacaagaagagcggggtattcgttgcgctgagaaggatagcacgcttttctgtacctctcttcgttttaactttctgaacgtgtttttaatccaaacatatcatatctatatatttttggaatcaggaaccgacaaggaataagatgaaagtgtttttaaattgatttcgaaaaaaaatgttgataataatttttatatatttaattttcagagcttgtttttaatccgaatataacatatttatatgtttttggaatcagcaaatgatggagaataagataaacgtaaatttggatcgttttataatttttttttttttttttacaattttcagatttttaatgaccaaagtcattaattaattgttaagccaccaagctgaaatgcaatactgaagtccgggcttcgtcgaagattacttgaccaaaatttcaaccaatttggttgaaaaatgagggcgtgacagtgccgcctcaactttcacgaaaagccggatatgacgtcatcaaagacatttatcaaaaaaatgaaaaaaaccttcggggatttcatacccaggaactctcatgtcaaatttcataaagatcggtccagtagtttagtctgaatcgctctacacacacgcacacacgcacgcacgcacgcacacacgcacgcacacacgcacatacaccacgaccctcgtttcgattccccctcgatgttaaaatatttagtcaaaacttgactaaatataacaaatgtTCATTCATATGATATTCCCCCTAATTTGTTTATTGAATTCAGCTTGAAATTAAAATTGCAAACACAAATTAAAAATTGCTTACAGTATTCTTTGTCATTTAATGGATCCAACAATATATACAAGAGTTCCGTTTCATTTAAAAATGTGCTTAAAACCATCAAAAAATCGTTCCAAGCCTGTAATTTCTCGATCGAAGGGTTTCGGCCAGCACAAACTAACCAGTATCGGTGAAAAATCAGTGTGTTCAGCTAGTTCCTTTTTGTTTTGCTAACAGATTGACTATGTTTGACGTCGCAACGATAAAACAAGTAACTTCTACGATACAAACTATGATGACAAGCACAATAAGTTTATGTTAAAGTTATAAGTAACGGAGTGCGGCTCACCTGAAACTCTAGCATAATCTTCTTTGCAGTGATGAAATTCCGCTTCTGCGCGCGCAGCCTCCATTTCGCGTCTCTCGCACGTGATCGTAGCACGTGATAATTCGTTGCGCATGCGTGAAAGTTCTTCCTCCATACTGTTTTGCACTTCTTTTGGTTCTTCTTCCActgttgctgatgttgttgcTGTAACTActgttgctgatgttgttgctgttactgTTGCTGATGGCGATATGTGTTGCTGCGCCTCTTCTGAAATGTCGTGCATTAAGTTTTCATCATGGACTGATTAATAATGAATCGAGTATGTGTCAATGCGCAAGTtaggagaaaaaacaagtcgcgtgaagcgatatataaacatttagtcaatctgtaggcATCAAACTAAAATATCAACACCAACAATTAACCAGTAATCCGTCGCCGAGAcaacattcagatagtctcggctaaacttCCCCGAAGAACGAGACGGCTCACGCTCGTctcgcgaagcatgcgaacattatactcgacctagtttctttaattctgagggtgtttttcaagtaaacataacatatcgatatatttttgaattcaggagaaaacgaggaatacaatgcaatgattCTGTAAGTGAAAAAtcgtttttaatgacaactttaatgagcaaactaattaaatcatgtttaagcttccgagctgaaatgcaataccaaagtccggactgagtcaaacaatgcttgaccaaaatgtcaatcaatttggttttaaaatgagggcgtgacagtgccgcctcaacaatcacaaaaagccgaatatgacgtcaccaaaatcatttatcgaaaaaatgagaaaaaaaatctaaggatatcatacccaggaactcttacgtcaagtttcatgaagatcggtctagtagttttgtctgaattgctctacacacacacacacaacacacacacacacacacacacacacacacacacacacacacacacacacacacacacacacacaccacgaccctcgtctcaataccccgtctatgttaaaacatttagtcaaaacttgactaaatgtaaaaacaggctTTCACAAACACTGACTAACTCAACTACGTcagatggatggattgatgaaTTGAAACTGCTGCATACCAAGATTGTGTTCCCTTTTGCTTTTTTGTGCTTATTTCTTTGTTCATattctttgtttgcttgtttctttatttgcttgtttgtcaaACTACACGAATATGGTTTCCAGTCTTACCTGTAGTCGTATCCCCTTTTGGTTGACGACTCTTTTTGTTTCCGCTCATCTTCTTGAAGAAACGAAACGCGTCTGGAatgcaaaataaataaatcatatACCGTTCgaccaaacaataacaacaaacacaattgggtgtgtgtgtgcgtatgtgcgatTGTGGGTGATTTTGTTCATGAGACATTCTATTTGACACTGAAATTGTGGCATTGGCGACGTGAATTACAGGCTAAATAATGAGGCAGagttgtcttttgtttgtttgtttgtttgcgttgaaaaagtaacacaaacaaaacacgttgTATTTTAAAAAATTCCAATAACATTCATGTATCGATCCAATTTAGTcagaattattttgtttttttaagattgaacgcacacaaacatgcagtCTCGGCCAGCCGCCTAATTATGCGTTTTAGTCGGCCTCTGACCGTCTTCGCAaggctcaaagaaggaaaatccaatgccgttcaatcgatacattgttCCTTATTATTCCTACCTGTCTAAAGCAAAACCAGTTCAGGTCAGCCATACCTGTTCAGTTTCGTAGGTCATGGCGAGTCTTCTCTTCAACATGGTCATCAGCCTTTCACAACACTGTTCACTCAGTCTCATCGAGTCCCAGCATCAAACTAAGTCTTCTATATCTGTACAAAGTAAAGCCCGCGGCTGACAAACATGTCTTAATCAATAATACACAAACTCTGGATTCTTAcctgccatcttctgaccaagcCACAAGCCGCAGGATGAGATAAGGACTCCAGGGTGCAAGAGAGATGTAGATATgcaagacaaagacagataTGCATCGCAGCGTTATAGCAACACAGTCACTACAACTACGACAATACGTTGGAACCCCCCTTGTGAGACCCCTCCCCCTTTAagcggaccggcacggttggcctagtggaaaggcgtccgccccgtgatcgggaggtcgtgggttcgaaccccggccgggtcatacctaagactttaaaattggcaatctagtggctgctccgcctggcgtctggcattatggggttagtgctaggactggttggtccggtgtcagaataatgtgactgggcgagacatgaagcctgtgctgcgatttcagtcttgtgtgtggcgcaagttatatgtcaaagcagcaccgccctgatatggcccttcgtggtcggctgggcgttaagcaaacaaacaaacaaacaaaccccctTTAAGCCACTAGTTTTTTGGCAGCTTATGTCTGTgaattt is part of the Littorina saxatilis isolate snail1 linkage group LG6, US_GU_Lsax_2.0, whole genome shotgun sequence genome and encodes:
- the LOC138968157 gene encoding tropomyosin-like, with protein sequence MSGNKKSRQPKGDTTTEEAQQHISPSATVTATTSATVVTATTSATVEEEPKEVQNSMEEELSRMRNELSRATITCERREMEAARAEAEFHHCKEDYARVSAVKMEVDNENRKLQAEVASLERDRARIQSEAERLKEDLERTRTKLADKKRAVSELKSELKHAEEEREKLERSAKERELTWQTIRRDVSSKRDDAIRDACKIRRENEKLKVRIKKLKTEKSNILIRMWEKKQAEKPKAQTSSVSAQYASRVRETTFLPNQDESLQAKVLSLELQLFREARLVEHLLDVIQTQDPQFTLEQRTDLTSAFADVGSIPEILSRKVKFV